One Methanohalophilus mahii DSM 5219 genomic window carries:
- a CDS encoding cofactor-independent phosphoglycerate mutase, with product MKHIVLIGDGMADYPIKELGDKTVLEAADTPHMDRMALEGINGLATNVPDGMPAGSDVANMSVLGYDPAKHYSGRAPLEAASMGIELDKNDVAFRCNLITIENGDILDHSAGHISTEEASQLMQAIEDELGGDVHFYPGISYRHLMVAQFGADAVCTPPHDVVEEPALDHMPRGDSAEKLQELIRASWNILSEHPVNKKRIEEGKRPANSIWLWGQGYAPSMPSFEEMYGLKAAVISAVDLIKGLGICEGMDVIEVPGATGYLDTNYVGKAEYALESLKDHDIVFVHVEAPDEAGHMGSLEAKIQAVEDFDSKVVGTILEGIEKLSEECTVLVLPDHPTPIAVRTHTPDPVPFVIYPSFNRDADIVKTYSEDAATDGILSTVRGCDLIRTMLSL from the coding sequence ATGAAACATATTGTATTAATTGGTGACGGAATGGCAGATTATCCTATTAAGGAACTTGGAGACAAAACTGTATTAGAAGCTGCGGATACTCCTCACATGGACCGTATGGCACTGGAGGGAATAAATGGACTGGCTACCAATGTTCCGGATGGGATGCCCGCAGGTAGTGATGTGGCTAATATGTCCGTTCTTGGTTATGATCCTGCCAAACATTATTCGGGACGTGCTCCTTTAGAAGCAGCAAGTATGGGTATTGAGCTGGATAAAAATGATGTTGCTTTCCGTTGTAACCTGATAACAATTGAAAATGGCGATATACTGGATCACAGTGCAGGTCATATTTCCACTGAAGAAGCAAGTCAATTAATGCAGGCAATTGAGGATGAACTGGGTGGGGATGTCCATTTTTATCCTGGGATAAGTTATCGCCACCTTATGGTTGCCCAATTTGGTGCGGATGCTGTCTGTACACCTCCTCATGATGTGGTTGAGGAACCGGCTTTAGATCACATGCCTCGGGGTGATTCTGCAGAAAAACTCCAGGAATTGATCAGGGCTTCTTGGAATATCCTTTCCGAGCATCCTGTGAATAAAAAACGCATTGAAGAAGGAAAGAGACCTGCCAATTCCATATGGTTATGGGGTCAGGGTTATGCTCCTTCGATGCCTTCTTTTGAAGAAATGTACGGATTAAAAGCAGCTGTAATATCTGCAGTCGACCTTATCAAGGGCCTAGGTATCTGTGAAGGAATGGATGTAATTGAAGTTCCCGGTGCTACCGGATATCTTGATACAAATTATGTGGGTAAGGCAGAATACGCTCTTGAATCCCTGAAAGATCATGACATTGTTTTTGTCCATGTAGAAGCTCCGGATGAAGCGGGACATATGGGTAGTCTGGAGGCCAAGATACAGGCAGTTGAGGACTTTGATTCCAAAGTAGTGGGTACCATCCTTGAAGGAATAGAAAAACTGTCTGAAGAATGTACTGTACTTGTCCTTCCCGATCATCCGACACCGATTGCAGTAAGGACCCATACTCCTGATCCTGTACCATTTGTGATTTATCCATCTTTCAATCGGGATGCCGATATTGTCAAAACTTACTCAGAAGATGCAGCTACAGATGGTATTCTTTCAACTGTCAGGGGTTGCGACCTGATACGTACCATGCTTTCCCTTTGA
- a CDS encoding DUF1894 domain-containing protein: MINMACISDLPYEILLKGASVKKSEEFIRENCDEVYHVPGGYSLAGVMLKGGKTIPIGVKGNSIYFQYVKPCKGLFVLKLDDAQDEIEKLRQGNYQ, from the coding sequence ATGATCAATATGGCATGTATCAGTGACCTTCCCTATGAGATCCTGCTAAAGGGCGCATCCGTCAAGAAAAGTGAGGAATTTATTCGCGAAAACTGTGATGAGGTCTACCACGTCCCGGGTGGCTACAGTCTGGCCGGAGTGATGCTCAAAGGCGGCAAGACCATACCCATAGGTGTCAAGGGCAATTCCATTTATTTCCAGTATGTCAAACCCTGCAAGGGACTGTTCGTCCTCAAACTGGATGATGCACAGGATGAAATTGAAAAATTGAGACAGGGAAACTACCAGTAA
- a CDS encoding AAA family ATPase, with protein sequence MKDLWTLKYRPQELGDFVGNEKAVSIMQHLVSAGKLPHLVIHGPAGSGKASAVFALARGIYGDNFEHNFTYFNASDFFDQGKRYLVRDKRFVRILGTDDPKKIRSSVISIFKDLVNEYASMGSIDADYKIIFVDSAESLNESAQHALRRIMERYSRTCRFIFSTTQPSRLISPLRSRGLQLFFTYVSDEELVSFLGSVADSEGLAYDPEALGGLARHCKGNVDCALRLLQSAALQHSGKKLSADIIFEVVMEDVPAGISSLQEAISAADFPRARKAIDKMLIEEGMSGVEIVRHLHRVVSDAGESPAILARILLKIADADLNVRSAANDRIHLERLVTEMANV encoded by the coding sequence ATGAAAGATCTCTGGACATTGAAATACAGGCCACAGGAACTGGGTGATTTTGTAGGCAATGAAAAGGCAGTATCGATAATGCAACATCTGGTATCTGCCGGGAAATTGCCACACCTTGTAATCCACGGGCCTGCAGGAAGTGGAAAAGCCTCTGCTGTATTTGCCCTTGCAAGAGGCATCTATGGTGATAATTTTGAGCACAACTTCACCTATTTCAATGCCTCGGATTTTTTCGACCAAGGTAAACGTTATCTTGTAAGGGACAAGCGTTTTGTGCGTATTCTGGGTACGGACGATCCCAAAAAGATCAGATCAAGTGTAATTTCAATATTTAAGGACCTGGTAAATGAATATGCCAGTATGGGTTCAATTGATGCGGATTATAAGATTATCTTTGTCGATAGTGCGGAATCCCTCAATGAAAGCGCCCAGCATGCCCTGCGTCGGATCATGGAACGCTACAGTCGCACCTGCAGGTTCATCTTTTCCACAACCCAACCCTCAAGACTTATCTCCCCTCTGCGTTCCCGTGGCTTGCAATTATTTTTCACCTACGTGTCGGATGAAGAACTCGTAAGTTTCCTTGGTAGTGTTGCTGATAGTGAGGGTCTTGCTTATGACCCGGAGGCCCTTGGAGGTCTTGCACGTCATTGTAAGGGAAATGTAGACTGTGCCCTGCGGCTTCTCCAGTCTGCAGCTCTGCAACACTCTGGAAAAAAACTATCTGCAGACATAATTTTTGAAGTAGTAATGGAAGATGTACCCGCGGGTATTTCTTCCCTTCAGGAAGCTATCTCAGCTGCGGATTTTCCCCGGGCACGTAAAGCGATTGATAAAATGCTTATTGAAGAAGGCATGTCAGGAGTGGAAATTGTCAGGCATTTGCATCGGGTTGTGAGTGATGCCGGTGAATCTCCCGCAATCCTTGCCCGGATCCTGTTGAAGATCGCTGATGCCGATCTGAATGTCAGGAGTGCCGCTAACGACAGGATACATCTTGAAAGACTGGTCACGGAGATGGCCAATGTCTGA
- a CDS encoding protein translocase subunit SecF, which yields MSLIIGKFDNFIKSHTDRQIMAIPIAIFVIALFIMGFTYFTSGAPVNLGMEFKGGTMISFQTDESTGELESNYMDYPLVDIRKTGDRAVLQFGPMENNIQTEVEKHVTSTYSSVEIQQVGAIYGKDLQLQALQALLLSLLGMSAVIFLIFRNFIPSLAVIISSISDICIAAALMTLAGVELSLGTVAALLMIIGYSVDSDVLLTTRMFKRRGSPNEKISLAMHTGLTMTSTTLAAVVAMYLVSTYSYVLIPSLSQMTLLSDISIVLIFGLLADVINTWLLNTGIIRWYSKRNPKEMKS from the coding sequence ATGTCATTAATTATTGGTAAATTTGACAATTTCATAAAAAGCCATACTGACAGGCAAATTATGGCAATACCAATTGCAATATTTGTGATTGCTTTATTCATTATGGGTTTTACCTATTTCACTTCGGGGGCACCCGTAAACCTGGGTATGGAGTTTAAGGGTGGAACAATGATTTCCTTCCAGACGGATGAAAGTACCGGGGAACTGGAGTCAAACTATATGGATTATCCTCTTGTAGATATCCGCAAAACCGGTGATAGAGCAGTTCTCCAATTTGGACCCATGGAGAATAACATACAAACAGAAGTTGAAAAACATGTCACTTCGACTTATTCCTCTGTAGAAATCCAGCAGGTCGGAGCTATCTACGGGAAAGACCTGCAGTTGCAGGCTCTCCAGGCTTTACTCCTTTCACTCCTTGGTATGTCAGCAGTGATTTTTTTGATCTTCCGCAATTTTATACCTTCTCTAGCAGTGATCATTTCTTCAATATCTGATATCTGTATAGCAGCTGCACTAATGACCCTTGCAGGAGTTGAACTTTCTCTGGGGACGGTGGCAGCACTTTTGATGATAATTGGTTATTCTGTGGATAGTGATGTTTTGCTCACGACACGTATGTTTAAACGTCGAGGTTCTCCAAATGAAAAAATATCTCTTGCCATGCATACCGGACTTACGATGACTTCCACAACTCTTGCTGCAGTTGTTGCAATGTATTTGGTTTCGACTTATTCCTATGTATTGATTCCTTCACTATCGCAAATGACTCTCCTTTCTGACATTTCGATTGTGTTGATATTCGGTCTGCTTGCCGATGTTATAAACACCTGGCTTCTAAACACAGGTATCATTAGATGGTATTCAAAGAGGAATCCAAAGGAGATGAAGTCATGA
- a CDS encoding Hsp20/alpha crystallin family protein has product MKRGLMRRGNSPSVSRWDPFDEIKQTQDYLNDLFREFLPSVQWKGGETMSPLVDVQEKDESVVVTTDLPGVNKEDVDIRVSEGMIEISAACKKEEEKEEEGYFQKERRYSSFSRAVSLPASVTEEGATAKLEEGVLTVTLPKTKEAEKPKVPIE; this is encoded by the coding sequence ATGAAAAGAGGATTAATGCGCAGGGGAAATTCACCTTCAGTAAGCAGATGGGATCCATTCGATGAGATAAAACAGACACAGGATTATCTTAACGACCTGTTCAGGGAATTCTTACCTTCAGTACAATGGAAGGGTGGTGAGACGATGTCTCCCCTTGTAGATGTCCAGGAGAAGGATGAGTCAGTAGTGGTAACCACAGACCTTCCGGGTGTCAATAAGGAGGATGTGGACATCCGTGTATCCGAGGGTATGATTGAGATCAGTGCAGCATGTAAAAAGGAAGAAGAGAAAGAGGAAGAAGGTTACTTCCAGAAAGAGCGCAGGTATTCAAGTTTCTCCAGAGCGGTCTCTTTACCGGCTTCTGTGACTGAGGAAGGTGCCACAGCCAAACTTGAGGAAGGGGTGCTGACAGTCACATTACCAAAAACCAAAGAAGCTGAAAAGCCAAAGGTCCCAATCGAATAA
- a CDS encoding deoxycytidylate deaminase produces the protein MPYRPSVDEYFLEIATVIAKRSTCLRNRVGAVIVRDKQILSTGYNGAPSNMEHCLDIGCIRQKNNIESGTRHEKCRAVHAEQNAIIQAALHGAGIEGATLYCTHQPCILCTKMIINSRIKRVVYLTSYPDTDALDFFNDAGVEIINLPVSRLLENA, from the coding sequence ATGCCATACAGACCATCTGTTGACGAATATTTTCTTGAGATCGCTACTGTAATAGCCAAAAGGTCCACATGTCTTCGCAATCGGGTGGGAGCGGTTATCGTGCGGGATAAACAAATCCTTTCCACAGGTTACAACGGAGCCCCAAGTAATATGGAACACTGTCTGGATATCGGATGTATCCGGCAAAAAAACAATATCGAATCAGGAACACGTCATGAGAAATGCCGGGCAGTACATGCCGAACAGAATGCCATTATCCAGGCAGCACTGCATGGAGCGGGGATCGAAGGGGCAACTCTCTACTGTACACACCAACCCTGCATCCTGTGTACCAAAATGATAATCAATTCCCGGATTAAACGTGTAGTTTACCTGACATCATATCCGGATACTGATGCTCTGGATTTCTTTAATGATGCAGGAGTGGAGATAATAAACCTGCCTGTATCAAGACTCCTTGAAAATGCGTAA
- the purM gene encoding phosphoribosylformylglycinamidine cyclo-ligase, translating into MDKKLTYADSGVDIHQEESTIGNLTGDMTYTREGLGAPMTSIGHYAGLMDFGDFALAMATDGVGSKVLIANEMEKWDTMGIDCIAMNVNDLIAIGAEPISFVDYLAIEKHSDEFARQIGVGLAKGAEISRMSILGGETATLPEIVKGFDLAGTCLGKVDKDAIITGEKVAEGDVLVGVPSSGVHSNGYTLVRKIIENSKYSYHDPLPYDSSRTIGEELLTPTRIYMEVLDTIRKCEVHGLAHITGSGLLKLRRVSELGFDITDPIEPPEIFRFLQKEGNVEELEMYRTFNMGMGFLLIVPPHEAQKVAEIVDGKIVGRITEKDIRVKDLIIE; encoded by the coding sequence ATGGACAAAAAACTTACCTACGCCGATTCAGGAGTTGACATTCATCAGGAAGAATCCACCATAGGCAATCTCACAGGCGATATGACCTACACCAGGGAAGGCCTGGGTGCCCCGATGACAAGTATCGGCCATTATGCGGGCCTGATGGATTTCGGGGATTTTGCCCTGGCAATGGCCACCGATGGCGTGGGTTCAAAGGTACTGATAGCAAACGAGATGGAAAAATGGGACACCATGGGGATTGACTGTATTGCCATGAATGTCAATGACCTGATCGCTATCGGTGCCGAACCGATCAGTTTTGTGGATTACCTGGCAATCGAGAAACACTCCGATGAATTCGCACGCCAGATTGGTGTAGGGCTTGCAAAGGGAGCCGAGATCTCCCGGATGTCCATTCTGGGCGGAGAGACCGCAACCCTTCCCGAGATCGTAAAGGGGTTTGACCTGGCAGGTACATGTCTGGGAAAGGTGGACAAGGATGCCATAATCACGGGAGAGAAGGTCGCAGAGGGAGATGTACTTGTGGGTGTACCCAGCAGCGGAGTCCACAGCAACGGCTATACTCTTGTCAGGAAGATTATCGAGAATTCCAAATATTCCTATCATGACCCGCTGCCCTATGACAGCTCCCGCACCATCGGCGAGGAACTTCTGACTCCCACACGTATCTACATGGAGGTACTCGATACAATCCGTAAGTGCGAGGTACATGGCCTGGCACACATTACCGGCAGCGGCCTGCTGAAATTGCGCAGGGTAAGCGAACTTGGATTTGATATTACCGATCCCATCGAGCCCCCAGAGATCTTCCGTTTCCTCCAGAAGGAAGGCAATGTCGAGGAACTGGAGATGTATCGCACCTTCAATATGGGGATGGGATTTTTGCTTATTGTCCCGCCACATGAGGCACAAAAGGTTGCAGAAATAGTCGACGGGAAAATTGTGGGCAGGATTACGGAAAAAGATATCCGTGTAAAAGACCTAATTATTGAATGA
- a CDS encoding S-layer protein domain-containing protein: protein MKYIRFAIAVICVFTIFCGFTSAAEETEEQIQYAETIVSIGDEIELEQGYTADIVDVNSDNGELWLKLYLDEEKVKEGFVKENNPFRYVRTIEDEDDEETDYLIFNFSLQGTKKENGQTSSKILIKQYRDPAIDLNNYLILDKTVSVGIGSEVELKKDYTIEASNLDENTVTITLRKNGNVVKEEENMGEEDVFAYTRTSGDRIMTIFMGKVGSIFEGEDSDVVFLENVVQRTDADIGEGIQIEIDVPAENPGNEQITIYYTLNGDADTVEVYLEGDLIDTRQNLDEGTYSADIEKLSRGEYNIEIKAVTSEEGVVTESATLKVGDTLGKGEDEEQGEDIIEKAQNISSAAENAADKINETASALEKVPAPGAFFAIFILLGAWMWCRKG from the coding sequence ATGAAATATATACGTTTTGCAATTGCCGTCATTTGTGTATTCACAATCTTCTGTGGTTTTACCAGTGCTGCAGAAGAAACGGAGGAACAAATCCAATACGCTGAAACCATAGTTTCAATCGGAGATGAAATCGAATTGGAACAGGGATACACAGCTGACATTGTCGATGTGAACAGTGACAATGGGGAACTCTGGCTCAAGCTCTATCTGGACGAAGAAAAGGTCAAGGAGGGTTTTGTCAAAGAGAATAATCCGTTCAGGTACGTGAGAACCATAGAGGACGAAGACGATGAAGAAACTGACTACCTGATATTCAATTTCAGCCTGCAGGGCACCAAAAAAGAAAATGGGCAAACATCTTCTAAAATCCTGATCAAACAATATCGTGACCCGGCAATTGATCTGAATAATTACTTGATCCTGGACAAAACTGTCTCCGTGGGTATCGGTTCGGAAGTGGAACTCAAAAAAGATTACACCATTGAAGCTTCCAACCTTGACGAAAATACGGTTACTATTACACTCAGGAAAAACGGGAATGTCGTAAAAGAAGAGGAAAATATGGGGGAGGAAGATGTTTTTGCTTATACCCGTACAAGTGGCGACCGGATTATGACAATTTTTATGGGAAAGGTAGGAAGCATATTTGAAGGCGAGGATAGTGACGTTGTATTTCTGGAAAACGTGGTCCAGAGGACCGATGCAGACATAGGGGAAGGAATACAAATCGAGATTGATGTTCCAGCAGAGAATCCAGGGAACGAACAAATTACAATATACTACACGCTAAATGGGGATGCAGACACCGTAGAAGTGTATCTGGAAGGAGACCTCATTGACACAAGACAGAACCTTGATGAAGGTACCTATTCTGCCGACATAGAAAAATTATCCAGAGGTGAATACAACATAGAAATAAAGGCAGTTACTTCCGAAGAGGGAGTAGTCACTGAATCTGCCACATTAAAAGTGGGAGATACGCTGGGAAAAGGTGAGGATGAGGAGCAGGGCGAAGATATTATTGAAAAGGCACAAAATATAAGCTCTGCTGCTGAGAATGCTGCTGATAAGATCAATGAAACTGCCAGTGCACTGGAAAAAGTTCCCGCACCGGGCGCATTTTTTGCTATATTCATACTTCTGGGAGCATGGATGTGGTGCAGGAAGGGGTGA
- a CDS encoding coenzyme F420-0:L-glutamate ligase: protein MRMEAFTVDDIPLIKPGDDIAAIICQRVGLEDGDVLVIASTIIAKAENELFSLDNITPSARAIGIGKKDGKDPRLVQAVLDRCSECFVESPVMLVQSDRAHVCINSGVDDSNVENDLLADLPRDADASARIIGERVEEITGCRVAVVVTDTNGRAFRLGQTGVAIGLYHATPIYYWRGKKDLFGYEMQISEEAVADEVAAAANLLMGEGSGGNPVVVVRGTSLFTGGKTSACQLYRPDNMDIIKKALRIFKES from the coding sequence GTGAGGATGGAAGCCTTTACTGTTGATGATATACCTCTGATAAAACCTGGTGACGACATTGCGGCCATTATATGTCAGCGTGTCGGGCTGGAAGATGGCGATGTGCTGGTTATTGCTTCTACCATAATTGCAAAAGCCGAGAATGAACTGTTTTCCCTTGACAATATCACGCCCTCTGCCCGGGCAATTGGGATTGGTAAAAAGGATGGTAAAGACCCGCGGCTTGTACAGGCTGTACTGGACAGATGCAGTGAGTGTTTTGTCGAATCTCCTGTAATGCTTGTACAATCCGACAGGGCACATGTATGCATCAATTCAGGAGTGGATGATTCCAATGTCGAGAATGATTTACTTGCCGATCTTCCCCGGGACGCGGATGCCAGTGCCAGAATCATAGGTGAGAGAGTTGAAGAGATTACAGGTTGCAGGGTTGCTGTTGTGGTAACTGATACCAATGGCAGGGCTTTCAGACTGGGCCAGACAGGGGTTGCAATAGGGCTGTACCATGCCACACCCATTTATTACTGGAGAGGTAAAAAGGATCTTTTCGGCTATGAAATGCAGATCAGTGAAGAGGCGGTTGCCGATGAAGTGGCAGCTGCTGCAAACCTGCTGATGGGGGAGGGTAGTGGAGGTAATCCGGTAGTTGTTGTACGGGGCACATCCCTGTTTACCGGGGGAAAGACATCTGCCTGCCAGCTGTACAGGCCGGACAATATGGATATCATCAAGAAGGCCTTACGCATTTTCAAGGAGTCTTGA
- a CDS encoding preprotein translocase subunit SecD, whose protein sequence is MSEEKPKGLLSDWRVRIFIIAMLLSLIAIQPWYSSDDGFDSNLNYGLDLEGGSWLQLSLQGAVIQADVDEGLTASAIIENLIDSTVKVKNVVPTSDQSRLSIVLETEGEITQSYLNLLGFSDSSITQRGDTYEITIYTTKQQLISTYLSEEFGSEVVPYATPDGIEYEIRTKADQQTVESLLADVNGSLLTDEDGNKIYRQGVRTETRDLTVDILSEKFNALGLRDIPVRTVGDDYILIDFAGVDLTTAKEIAQQPGKFEIRMQVEGNNTRHVLYGDSISSVGIPSQQDGQWYTPFTLSREGAVALQQVAIETGAVNDPNSHWLYMYLDDEEVYGAPLSPSAASSLRTNPIASWQASTGADEDSKAQAEQLQIHLRAGALPVNVELMGSGQVDASLGDQFKMQAIIAGLLSMLAVAGVVFRRYGKKQILVPMVATSVSEVIMILGFAAAVGWQLDLPSIAGIIAVIGTGIDHLVIITDEVLYEGKLPPTKVYLSRISRAFSIIFAAAATTIIAMSPLVVMGFGALKGFAITTIVGVLIGVLIARPVYGKVIKEALQENGVEQ, encoded by the coding sequence ATGAGTGAAGAAAAGCCAAAAGGCCTTTTAAGTGATTGGAGGGTACGCATCTTTATCATTGCCATGTTGCTTTCTCTGATCGCAATCCAACCATGGTACTCATCAGACGATGGTTTCGACTCCAATCTTAATTATGGTCTTGATCTGGAAGGGGGCTCCTGGCTTCAGTTAAGCCTTCAGGGAGCTGTGATTCAGGCAGATGTGGATGAAGGTCTGACAGCGAGTGCAATTATCGAAAATCTTATAGATTCTACTGTAAAAGTCAAAAATGTAGTGCCAACTTCGGACCAATCAAGATTATCCATTGTATTGGAAACAGAAGGGGAGATCACTCAATCATACCTGAACCTACTGGGATTTAGTGATTCATCTATAACCCAGAGGGGTGACACCTATGAAATTACAATTTATACAACCAAGCAACAATTAATATCCACATACCTTTCTGAGGAATTTGGTTCCGAAGTGGTACCTTATGCGACTCCTGATGGAATTGAGTATGAAATAAGAACCAAAGCAGACCAGCAAACAGTTGAAAGTTTGCTTGCAGATGTCAATGGTTCACTACTTACTGATGAAGACGGTAATAAAATCTACAGGCAGGGTGTACGTACAGAGACAAGGGATCTTACGGTGGATATTCTCAGTGAAAAATTCAATGCCCTGGGTCTGAGAGACATACCTGTGCGTACTGTGGGTGATGACTACATACTGATTGATTTTGCAGGCGTGGATCTGACCACTGCTAAAGAAATTGCACAGCAACCAGGCAAATTTGAAATACGAATGCAGGTTGAGGGCAATAATACAAGGCATGTACTTTATGGAGATTCCATATCCAGTGTAGGTATCCCGTCTCAACAAGACGGTCAGTGGTACACTCCATTCACACTTAGCAGGGAAGGTGCAGTGGCCTTGCAGCAGGTAGCTATAGAAACAGGCGCTGTGAATGATCCCAACTCTCATTGGCTTTATATGTATCTGGACGATGAAGAAGTGTATGGTGCACCTCTTAGCCCATCAGCTGCATCCTCTTTACGTACTAATCCAATTGCTTCCTGGCAGGCATCCACTGGTGCTGATGAAGATAGCAAGGCTCAAGCCGAGCAGCTCCAGATACACCTGCGTGCGGGAGCCCTTCCGGTCAATGTGGAGCTAATGGGTTCCGGACAGGTGGATGCTTCGCTGGGAGATCAGTTTAAGATGCAGGCGATCATTGCCGGCCTTCTTTCAATGCTTGCGGTTGCCGGTGTGGTCTTCAGGCGTTATGGTAAAAAACAGATTCTTGTACCGATGGTAGCAACTTCTGTCAGTGAAGTGATTATGATACTGGGTTTTGCCGCAGCTGTGGGATGGCAGCTTGACCTTCCAAGCATTGCCGGTATAATAGCTGTGATAGGTACAGGTATTGATCACCTTGTGATAATTACCGATGAGGTGCTCTATGAGGGCAAATTACCTCCCACCAAGGTCTATCTTTCAAGAATATCCCGGGCTTTCAGCATAATCTTTGCAGCAGCTGCAACCACGATTATTGCAATGTCACCTCTGGTTGTCATGGGATTTGGGGCCCTGAAAGGTTTCGCTATAACTACCATTGTCGGTGTATTGATCGGTGTACTTATTGCCCGGCCGGTATACGGTAAGGTGATAAAAGAAGCACTTCAGGAAAACGGAGTGGAGCAATGA
- a CDS encoding aspartate kinase, translating to MRYVMKFGGTSIEKGDKIRHVAELLKDYREQGHEIVAVTSALGGVTDGLMEIGIDASHKGKVSQVKEFMADLAKKHYDAIEIAIDDAGIADETIRTIDALIDELEKALIGICYLGELSPRSIDYISSYGERLAAPVVSGAVQSQGIDSSSFTGGEAGIVTNSEYGCARPFEKTYESVGNILKKVVATQVPIVTGFIAENEEGIITTLGRSGSDFTASIIGAGIDADEIWLWKEVHGIMTSDPRIVPNARPIPQISYIEAMELSYFGAKVLHPRTIEPAIKHGIPVRVKNTFDPEFEGTLIVSDQRLRKDVVKAVTLIRSVAAINISGAGMVGAIGTAARVFSTLAKAGVNIIMISQSSSEANMSFVVDEAHLEDAVASLKSEMNRDVIGEVACDRDICVIAVVGAGMDGIPGVAGRVFSTLGKEKINVIMISQGSSQHNISFVVSSDEAEEAVRLLNHEFELGT from the coding sequence ATGAGATATGTAATGAAATTCGGCGGGACATCCATTGAAAAAGGGGATAAAATCCGCCATGTCGCAGAATTACTGAAAGACTACAGGGAACAGGGTCACGAAATTGTGGCAGTGACCTCGGCTCTTGGTGGAGTCACCGACGGGCTGATGGAAATAGGTATTGATGCGTCCCATAAAGGCAAGGTTTCCCAGGTAAAGGAATTTATGGCAGACCTTGCAAAAAAACACTATGATGCAATAGAGATTGCTATCGATGATGCAGGGATTGCCGATGAAACAATCCGCACTATCGATGCTCTTATCGATGAGCTTGAAAAAGCACTCATTGGTATCTGCTATCTGGGTGAACTCTCCCCGCGTTCCATCGATTACATATCCTCCTATGGGGAAAGACTTGCAGCTCCTGTTGTTAGTGGAGCTGTGCAAAGCCAGGGAATTGATTCCAGTTCATTTACCGGTGGGGAGGCCGGTATTGTAACCAACAGTGAATATGGTTGTGCCAGACCCTTCGAAAAAACCTATGAAAGTGTTGGTAATATACTGAAAAAGGTCGTTGCTACACAGGTTCCTATAGTTACCGGTTTTATCGCAGAGAATGAAGAAGGAATAATTACAACCCTGGGACGCAGTGGCTCGGATTTCACCGCTTCAATCATAGGGGCTGGCATCGATGCTGACGAGATCTGGTTGTGGAAAGAAGTACACGGCATAATGACCAGTGACCCCAGAATAGTCCCCAATGCACGTCCGATACCCCAGATATCCTATATAGAAGCAATGGAACTGTCCTATTTCGGCGCAAAGGTACTTCATCCCCGTACAATTGAACCTGCGATAAAGCATGGGATACCCGTGCGGGTGAAAAATACATTTGATCCTGAATTTGAAGGAACCTTGATTGTTTCAGACCAGCGGCTTCGCAAGGATGTAGTAAAAGCCGTAACCCTGATACGGTCGGTCGCTGCAATAAACATCTCCGGGGCAGGTATGGTCGGTGCAATCGGTACAGCCGCCAGGGTATTTTCCACACTCGCCAAGGCAGGAGTTAACATTATAATGATAAGCCAGAGTTCCTCGGAAGCAAACATGTCATTCGTTGTGGATGAGGCTCATCTGGAAGATGCTGTAGCTTCTCTGAAATCCGAGATGAACCGGGACGTAATAGGAGAAGTGGCCTGCGATCGGGACATCTGTGTGATAGCGGTTGTCGGTGCCGGCATGGATGGAATACCCGGTGTGGCAGGTAGGGTATTCAGCACACTGGGCAAGGAAAAAATAAATGTTATCATGATCAGCCAGGGGTCTTCCCAGCACAATATTTCATTCGTGGTCAGTTCCGATGAAGCTGAAGAGGCAGTACGCCTGTTAAACCATGAGTTTGAACTTGGAACTTAA